CCGCGCAGGGCGGCGCTTCCGCAGCAGGTTGGGGCTTTGTCAAGAATAATGCGCTTCCACCGTCCGATTACCTTTCACTCCTCTTTCCAGGCGGCCCGTCGCTGTCGTTTTCGGAAAATTTCGGTTATATCGGTGTGGTTGCTGCCCTGCTGGCGATTGCGGTTGTTGTCTTTGGAATGATTGGAGTAATACGCGGCAAAAGCCCGTCGAGCGAATGGGGTTTTTCTACCGTTCTGGCAGTGTTTGGCTTGCTTTACGCGCTGGCAACTCCTCTCGCGCAAGGCTTTTATTTCGCGGTTCCAGGCCTGGCGCAAATGGGCGGAACCGGACGAGCTTTTATTCTCTGGACGTTAGGCGTTGCGCTTTTGGCAGCGTTTGCCCTTGAGCTGTTGCGTGCAAAAGTACGGTCAAATTCGACCGTACTTTCATGCGGCGTTCTGGTTCTTCTTTCACTGGAATTATTCGCGGCCAACTGGAATGTGCAACCGACAGCCGCGCGCGAAGCGATTTATCCGCAAACCGAACTCCTTACCTTTTTGCAAGAGCAAACAAAGGGCGGCGGGCGCATTTTGTTTCTTACGCCGCGCCAGAGTTGGCTTCCCTCTGAAGCGTTGCGCGAAGGCACGCATCCACGCGGCGTGTTGCCTCCCAATGGCGCAACGATTTATGGACTCAACGACGTGAACGGCTACGATTCGCTCGCGCCTCTGAGTTACCGGAATTTCGTCGCCGACGGTGAAAACGCTCCGGTTTCGCCGCCGCTTAACGGCAACATGATTTTGTTGGAGAATATCGAATCGCCGTCGCTTGACCAGCTCGATGTGCGGTGGGTTGTTTCGGAAAAGGCGCTCGATTCGCAGTCGCTAGGCGACTACAAAAAAATCGACAACTGTTTCGTTTATTCACGCAACGTCGGCGATTCTCCCAAACTGAGCGGCCTCGATTTCGCGCCCGGCGTGCGCGACGGCCAATACCAGCCGCAATCGTTTCGACTGGGAGCGTTTATTTCTTTGTGCACTTTGGCTTTGTGCGCCTTCGTGTGGAGCGCGCACCACAAAAAATCATGAGCGACCTTTTAGCAATTATCGGCGGCACCGGCTTGGATTTGCGCGCGACACTGGGCGAAACACGCGATGAAATTGTCGAGACACGCTGGGGAACGGCGTTTGTCACGCACGCGATGTATGAAGGCCGTCCGCTTGTTTTTCTGCATCGCCATACGCCTGCGCCGAGAAGTTATTTGCCGCCGCACCGTGTGAATTATCGCGCCAATATCGCCGCCTTGAAGCAACTCGGTGCGACCGCGATATTCGCATCGTTTGCCACCGGAAGTCTGCGCCCAACGTGGCCGCCGGGAACCCTGGTTTTACTGAACGACTTCGCCGACTTCACACCGGGCCGCGCGACAACTTTTTTCGACGACCGCGCGGTTCATGCCGATATGACGGAGCCATTTTGCCCACGGCTCCGCGCGTTGTTGCGTGAAACCGCCGCCGATTTGAATCTACCGCTTGAAGACGGCGGAACCTACGTTTGCGCCAACGGCCCGCGCTTCGAGACCCCTGCCGAAATCCGCTTTTATGCTCGCGTTGGCGATGTTATCGGCATGACGGGTTGCCCTGAAATCGCCCTCGCGCGCGAAGCGAATATCGCGTATGCCGGAATTGCTATCGCCACCAACTTCGCCGCTGGCCTTTTGCCGCAACCGCTGACGCAGCTTGAAGTCGTCGAAGCGATGAAAGCCGCCCTCCCGCGTGTGCGTGAAGTGTTTCTCGCCGCCGCGCTCGATTACCGCGACGATGCTGCTGCCCCTTCGCGCCGCGTCACCGAAGAATACGGCTTCCCTTCAGTTGTTTGAAGTACGGTCGAATGCGACCGTACCTTAGAGCAAGGCTTGCGCATCGTCGCGTGTGGGCAGCGACGGGATTGCTCCTGCGCGCTGTGTTGCAAACGCACCACAGGCATTGGCAAAGTGCAACGACGAATCGATATCGCCACACAGGAATTCGTCAAACGATGGCGCACTGGCGATTTCCGACAGCAAACCCGCGACGAAAGCATCGCCTGCGCCAAGCGTATCAACCGCGTTGACTTTAAGGCCCACCACGGTGCCGCTGCGACCTTTGGTGAAGTACATCGCGCCTTCGGCGCCGCGCGTCACAGCGAGAAAACGCGGCCCAGCAGCAAGGACTTTCTCCGCGCCCTCGTTGAAATCGTCGGTGCCGGTGATAAATTCCCATTCTTCATCGGCGATTTTCACGATGTCCGATTCGGCCATCATTTTCCAGATCAGCGTGTGTGCCCGCTCGTAATTGGGCCAAATCGAAGGACGCCAGTTCGGGTCGAACGAAACCAGAACGCCGTTCTTGCGAGCTTCGCGTGCTGCGGCGAATTGCGCATTGCGACAGGGATTCTCGCTCAGGCTGACGCTGCCGCAGTGAAAAATTTGTGTACCCTCGTAATTCAGACCGGCGACATCGCCGTTGGTCAAAAGGGCGTCCGCGCCAGGATTGCGGTAAAAGCAAATGTCCTTTTTGCCATCGGTGCGCGTGGCCACAAAAGCAATCGACGTGCGCGCCTGGTCTGTCGTGGTGAGCGGCGCGACATCGACATTTTCATCCGCCAGGACAGCGCGCAGCCAGTGACCAAACGGATCTTCGCCGACTTTTCCGACAAAGGTCGAAGAAACGCCCAACCGGGCCAGCCCCGCCGCAACATTTGCCGGCGCGCCGCCGGGCGCTTTGAGAAAGCGCGGCGCTTCTGCAAGCCCATCCCCAACATCCGAAACCATATCGACCAGCAGTTCTCCCAGACAAATCGCGCGCGCCATTTTGTTCTCCCTCATCGCTTCTCTTTGTTGTTCGTCTCAACGTTCGTGTGCGCGTCAATTTTAGCCGACAACGCAGAGTTGGTAAAATATCCAGGGTTTGCGAACAGAGGGCCGGCTCGAAATCGACGGGGCTTTTAGGTCGCAGCGCAAGGAGACACATGAAGTTTTGGATTTTCTTGATGGCATTCGCTGTCACAGTCGCTTCGGCGAACGCACAGACACGGTCGGGACAGGCCGCGTATCACTACCACTCGTCGCAGATGATTACCGCCTCGCGTTATGAACCGACGGGTTCAGTTCTCGATGTGACCAATCCTCAGAATGGCAAAACCGTGCGCGTACGCGTCACCGGCGCCGGCCCCTACAACGGCAATCGCATTCTCGATTTATCGACCGGCGCGTTTAGCAAGCTTTATAACGGCACAGGTCGCGGCGTCGGGCCGGTGCGTTACACCGTGGTTTCGCGCGGTGGAGGTGCCCGAGCCGGACAAGTGAGCCGCCGCAAATATCGCAGTTCCCGCTCAGGCCGTCAGCGTTAAGTACGGTCGAAATCGACCGTACTTTTATGAGCTACTTTTTCCCCGGACTCTGGCATTTCGCCGCAGCGCTCGCTTTTGCGGCGGCGCTGGGTGAAGTGGGTTCGGGCGACGCGCTCTTCTGGTTGCGGCAGCCGCTTTTTTCAATCGCGCTTGTTCTGGGTTCATCGGCCTTGTTCTTTGTGCCCGATGCGTGGTCGAAAAAAGGGCTGCTCAAATTTCTGCACTATCCATTGCCCGATTGGGACGTTCTTTTGCTCGGCCCTGCATCGCACCGCAATTGGCTGACGCATTCGCCCATTCTCCCCGCCCTTTGCTGTGCGCTCGTTTGGAAATTTCCTCAACTGATGAACACGTCCTATTTTGCGCACGCCGCCGCCGGTCTTTCCGTTGGCGTCGCAAGCCATTTATTCTGGGATTGCGTCGGCTCCCGCTCGCACTCCATTGTTGTCGTGCCCTACTGGACGAAAATGCGTGCGGCCACGTCGCGCTTATGGCTGCTTGCGGGCGCCGCGACCTGTCTGGGTATCGCCGCTCGCTTTGGTGTTTTGCCGCCGCTTTCGTCGTGGATCAAGCAGATTTCTGCTTCGCCGCAACATCAGGCGCAAATCGCAGCCCTCGTTCCTGCTATGAATACCGAAATCAAACCTGTCCTCGTGGCGCGCGGCGTCGAGTTTCCCGAAGGGCCGTCGATTGTCTGGAACGACCAACTGTTATGCGTCGATATTCCGACGGCGCGCATCGTGACCGTTGATAAGAACCAGACCGACGGCACCGTTGTCGAATGGCTCAACACGTCGTTAGGAAAAGCGGCGACGCCGAACGGAGCCGAACCAACGACCGACGACGAAACCGCGACCGAAACACCCGAGGCCGCAGAGCCAAAGGCCGAAGCACGCGTTGAGCCGGAAATCAAAGGGAAGCCCAACGGCAGCAAGTTTCACAACGGCGTGCTTTATGTTTGCGACAGCGGGCGCAAGCAAATGCTAGCCATCGACGAGAACAAAAACGTGCGCGTGATTGCCGATGCCACCACTGGCGATTTACAAAACGGCCCGAACGATTGCGCCTTCGACGCCAAAGGCAACTTCTTTTTCTCCGACCCAAACTACGATGGCAAAACCGCGAGTGTTTACTGGAGCCGCGCCGAAAAAGGCGATAACGAATTCGACCGTAAGTGGACAACCGTCAAATTCGCGCCCGGCTTCGAGTTCCCGAATGGCGTTGCTGTTGGCAAGGATGGCGCGGTGTATATCGCCGAAACGCATCAGAATCGCATCTGGCGATATGAGCGCAAGCCCGATGGAAGCGCCGGAATCGGCACTGTCTGGTGCGAGTTGCCGCCGGGAGAAGGCAAATGGGACGGGCCGGATGGCATTGCCTTCGACAGCAAAGGCCGTTTGTTTGTCGCGCACCTGGGCACAGGCAAAATCGAAGTCATTTCACCTGATGGCAAAACGGTTCTGGCACGATTGGACGCTGGTGGAAAAAGTCCGACAAATATCTGTTTCTCGCCCGACGAACGGACGTTATATATCACGGAAACCCAGACCAAAGCGATTTATTCGCTCGATATTTCAGGTTTATAGGCGCGTGAAAAGTACCGTCGATTTCGACCGTACTTTGACCCGAGCGCGCTTGCGCCTTATAATGTGTGAGTCTCTAAAGGAAAGTATTCATGTTTCGTAGCCGTCCGGTTCAATATCTGGGGCTGTTGCTCCTCGTTCTGGCGTGTCTCGCCGTCATCTTTTTCCCAATCGGCCCCGCACCGCAAGCGCAGGATTACCAAATCCGCCTCGCCTCGTCGCAGCCGTTTGAAACGCTGGCCAAGGCGGCCATCGCCAAAGACAAGAAGCTCACGGGCAAAACGGCCACGCAGCTTGCCAACGACGCCATCGACAAGGCGTTTCCATCGCCCGCTCGCACCACCAAAGGCCAGTTCGAACTGGGCACGGGCGGCACCAGCGCAACCATTCTCGATTCGGCCACAACACGCTCCGAAGCCGATAAGCGCGCAAAAACCGTGGTGACGGCGCTCAGCAAAGTCTTCCCCGGCGTTGCGCTCGAAAAGGCCACGACAACTGACATCGCCGAACTTCCGGCTGACCCGACTTTACGCCTGGGCCAAACAGCCGTTTTTCCGATGCAGCGCGATACCGCGATTAAACTCGGCCTCGATTTGCAGGGCGGCGTTAACCTCGTGCTGCAAGTACGCCGCGCGCTCTTCACTTACACCTTCGACAAGAAACTTGTCACGCAGGACGAACGCGATACTTTTGCCGCCACCGTGCGCGATGCCTTGGCTAAAGCGCCCGCTGCTGCCGGTCTGGGCGCTGCCGACGTCAATGTTTCGCCCGATTCCAATCAGGTTGAAATTCGCACGCAGGCCAAAGACGAAGCCGAATTCAACGCACAGAAAGCGTCGATTGATGCTGCTCTTAAAGGCGTTGCCGGAACCAAGCTCACGCTCGCTCGCGATCCGCAGTTCTTCCAGCCGAAGTTGCAGGCGGGCGAAGACCCGAACGCGTTCGAGCAGCAACGCCTCAAGCGCACTGTTGAAATCGTGCGTTCGCGCGTCGATACGCTTGGCGTTTCCGAACCGTTGATTCAGCAGCAGGGCAACTCGCGCATCGTGGTGCAGCTCCCCGGCATTAGCGACCCCGAAAAAGCAGTGCAAACCATCGGCACGACGGCGCGCATGGAAATCTACCTGACGCCCGAAACGTTCCAGCCCGATTACACCGATCCCGGCAACGTCCGTTTCCGTGACCGCACGAGCGGCCAGTTGCTCGCCGCTTCGGAAGTCAAGAAGCGTTCCGAACTTGTTGTCGAAGGCGATCAGGTGAAACCTGTCACTTCCGCCGGTTATGCGGGTGATGTCGGCAGCGAAGCCGCGGTTTTCTTCGAACTCAACAGCGCGGGTGCCAACAAGTTCGCCGATGTCACGCGTCGTGTTGCGGGCAAAGGCCGCCTGATTCCAATTTTTCTCGACGAGCGGTGCATTTCTGCGCCGACGGTTCAAAGCGCGATCACCGGCGGCAAGGGCCAGATTTCGGGTGGTTTCAAAGACCTGCAGGAAGCACGCGAACTGGCGCTCTTGCTCAACTCGGGCGCTCTCCCCGCCCCCATTGATGTCATTGAGAACCGCACCATTTCGGCAACGCTCGGCGCCGATTCGCTGCGCAAAAGCCTTTACGCTGGTCTCATTGGTCTGGGCCTGGTTGCGATTTACATGGTCACGTTTTATCGCCTTGCCGGTTTGCTGGCGAACTTTGCGCTCATCGTTTACTGCCTCATGAACCTTGCGGCGTTTATTCTCATCGGCGGCACGCTCACGCTTCCGGGTATCGCGGGCTTCCTGCTGGCGATTGCAATGTCGCTCGACACCAACATTCTCGTCTTCGAGCGTTTGCGCGAAGAAATGGCGATTCAGCCGACCTTTGCCGCTGCACTGCGCGCTGCTTTTAGCCGCGCGTGGACTGCAATTCTCGATTCGCACGTCACAACGCTTATCGCGGCTGTCGTGCTCTTTAACTTTGGCACCGGCCCGATTAAAGGCTTCGCACTCACACTTGGCATCGGCGTTTTGCTTTCGCTTTTCTCGGCAATTTCGGTCACGCGCTTGTTCATGTGGAGCGTGGTCCACGTCGGTGAAAAGAACCAGAGCGCATTCGGCAGCGCAGCCGCAATTACGAACACAACGGTCAACGCAACAGCTAAATAAGTACGGTCGAAAACGATCGGACTCAAAACATTATGGACTTTCGCGGTAAAAACATCGATCTCGTCGGCAAAACGCCGTTGTGGTTTGGAATCTCGCTCGCGCTGATGCTTATCGGCCTTGTATCACTCGTGTCGTTCGGCCTCAACCTCGGCATCGACTTCAAGGGCGGCGGCCAGCTCACCTATCGAATTCCGGCGGCCAAGCGGCCCTCAGGAAATGAAATCGCCTTCCAACAGCAAGTGCGCGGCGCTCTGGGTGAAAAAGCCAAAGTCGCCAAAGTGCAGGTTGCCGGCGGCGACACGCTTATCATTCAAACTGACGCGCGCGACGAAAGCGAGCTGCGCGCCCAGGAGCGCACGATTTCGGCTTCGCTAGCGCAGCAGTTCGGCGAGAAGGAATTGCGTCCGATTGCTCAGGAACGCGTCGGCCCCGTCATCGGCGAGGAACTGCGACGCAGCGCCATCTGGGGCGTCACGCTGGGCGTTTTGTTTATCGCAGCGTGGATTTACATTCGCTACAACTTCGCGGGCGATGGCTTGCGTTACGCGGTCGCCGGTATTACCGCTTTGCTGCACGACGTTTTCGTGCTGGTCGGTTTGTTCGCCCTCATTGGAAGAATCGACCCGCGCATCGAAATCGACGGCGCGTTTATCGCGGCATTGCTGACGGTTGTCGGTTACTCGATCAACGACTCGGTTGTTATCTTCGACCGCATTCGTGAAAACCTGCGTTTGCGTCGCCGCGACCCGTATTTGAAAGTCGTCAACGACAGCTTGCTGGAAACAATGAGCCGCAGCGTCAACACCGGCATGACCGTTTTGATCATGCTGTTTGCCCTGCTGTTCTTCGGCGGCGGCGCGATTTACAACTTCATTCTCGCCATGCTTATCGGCATCGCGTCGGGTTTGTATTCTTCGATTTTCAACGCGTCGATGGTTCTGGTCGCATGGCACAACGCGGACGAAAAGAAGACTGCAACCGCGACGCCGCGGACCGCAACTGCCCCACGCACACCAGCGCGTCCGGCGTCGCCCTCGGCTCCCGTTGCGGCTCCGCCGGTGGCTTCCGGCTCGCTCGCCACCCGCGCTCTACAAGATGGCGAAGTTGCGGGCGAAACAGCCGAAGCCCGCGCACGCCGCGAATCCTTGAAAGCACGTTCCAAGCGTCGTTTCTAATTCTCTAAGTACGGTCGAATTCGACCGTACTTCTGCTATGCAATCTCTCACGCCGTATTTGCCACACATCGTCCTTGGTCTCGTCATATTTTCACTGGTGCAGTTTTTCCTCCTGCTCGGTGCGAACAGCCGTATTTCGCAGCAAAGCAAATTGCTTCGCAACCTTCTAACCGGCCCTAACGGCGACGATCTGGAAACAATGCTGCGCCGTTGTCTTGAAGAAAGCAAAGGAAGCCTGGCGCGCTGCGACATGCTGGAAGCCAGCGTCAGTGAACTGGCGGGCGCGATGCGCGGCTGTGTCCAAAAGATGGGCCTTGTGCGTTACGATGCGTTTCCCGATGTTTCGGGCGCGCAGAGTTTTTCGCTGTGCTTCCTTGATGACCGCCATAACGGCGCGATTGTTACGGGCTTATTGGGGCGCAATGACGGGCGTTGTTACGGAAAGGCCGTTTTCGCCGGTGCGACCGAAACCACGCTTTCGGAAGAAGAAAATTCGGCCCTGCAAATGGCGCTTCACGGCGGCTTGACTCAAAGCGGCAGTGAAGAGCGCGAATTGCCACGTCGGGGCCGCCGGGGAGCTGCAACTCGTGCATAATTCGAATGCGCCGGTTGTGAGAATAAAGCGTTTGCCGCATGGCGACGGCTTGGAATTACCGCGCTACGAAACCGTCGGCGCCGCTGGGATGGATGTGCGCGCGGCAGAAGATCTGGTTCTCGCCGCGGGAGCTACGGCACTCGTTGCCACCGGTTTTGCGCTTGCGGTGCCGGTTGGCTGGGAAGCGCAATTGCGCCCGCGTTCGGGACTGGCTTTGAAGCATGGCTTGACGTTACTCAATTCTCCGGCGACAATAGATGCCGACTATCGTGGCGAAGTCAAAGTTATTCTGACGAACTTGGGGACTAGCGACTTCGCCATTGCACGCGGCGACCGCGTTGCGCAGATGGTTATCGCACAAGCGCCGCAAGCGCAATTGCAGGTTGTGGAAGAACTCGACGAAACCGCCCGTGGTGCTGGTGGCTTCGGTTCGACGGGTGTTTAAAAAAGTACGGTCGAATTCGGCTTTACTTCATATTTGTTGTCCACACGGGCGCGCTTATCGCTTACAATAGCGGCGGCGCGGCGCAGTGGATATTTGGGGAGATGGCAGAGCGGTCGAATGCGACGGTCTTGAAAACCGTTGAGGCGCAAGTCTCCGGGGGTTCGAATCCCTCTCTCCCCGTTTGTATTGCCAATGTCGCGCTGGTCGGCCCTCGTTTTGCGAAAAGGTGACAGCATGAGTTGGAGTTTAGAAATCTATCAAAGCCGCGACACGCGGCCTACACAGCAGGAACTGACCGAGGCGTTGAAAGAGATCGCGCCCTCGTTGTCGGTGTGCGAAGAAAGCATCGACGAACCGAACAGCGCCCGCTTTTCCCTGTGCGACAGTGAAGGAAAGCGACTCGTCTGGGTTCATATCGCCAGCTTCACTTCGGAATGCGACGCCGATTCTGAACTGGTATCGGTTCTCGAACGCGAGATATCCGAGTCCGATGCTGACGATGGCGACCTGGACGAAAACTACACCGCTCGCTTGAAAGACTTGTTGCGTTCGGCACGGTGGCACGTTACTTTTTCCGCCGCTCAGAAAGATGTTCCCGAACAAGAAACAGCTGTCGTGCGCTCGACGTACGCCGCATCAAAAATCGGCAGCGGCCTCATTCACGACCTGCAAAGCGGCGCATGGATGGATTCCGATTTGTTCGAGGAAATGCTCGACGCTTACGCAGCCGCCGCTCCATTTTAAGCTTGACAAAGCAAAAGAGTACGGTCGAAATCGACCGTACTCTTTTTTGCGTTATTTTTCGGGGCCGGGCCGCGTTTCGTTGAACTGATGCGCGGCGGCATCATTGGGCGCGGTGAGCGACGAAGGGGCGAGCGGAGAAAAGCTTTCCATGCCCCGCATCTTTTCGCGCGTCGCGTCCGGCCCCGTTCCGTCAGGCAAAACGCGATTGAGCAGCGCCAGAACATCGGTCGTAACGCCGGGAAACAAAACGCCCAGCGCTGTTGCGATTTGAGCGCGCCTCGACAATACAGCTTCGGCGTCGCCGCGCTTGCAGCATTCGATGATTTCCCGTGCCGCACGCGGCACGCTCATCGAGAATAGCGGGCTGCTGCTCATCATTGAACCCAGCGCAAATTCGGTTTTGTGGTCGCCGCGAAATGTCGCGTGATACAGGCTGCCGGTTCGCAAAAGTGTCGGATAAATCGCCGAAATATAAACCCCGTCTTTGGCGAATTCGGCGCGCAAGCCTTTGCTTAAACCAGCGATGGCGTGTTTGCTGGCTGTGTAAGGCGTCATGTGCGGCGGCGCGAACTTACCGGCAAAACTAGAGACGTTCACGATGCGACCGAAATGTCGGGCGCGCATTTGTGGCGCGACAGCATAAGTCAGATACAACGGGCCCCAGAAATGGCCGCGCATTGCTTCCTCGTAATCAGCCATCGTCATCAGTTCAGCCGGCCCAATTTGAATGCTCGCCGCATTATTGATGAGGACATCAATCGGGCCAAGGCGCTGCGTCACGTCGGCAACTAGTTTCTCGCACTGTGCCTGCTCGCCGATGTCGCATACGAAGGTTTCGACACTGGCGCCTGCTCCCATCAGTTGTAGGCGGGCGCGTTCGAGTTCGTCGGCATCGCGCGCGCAAATTGCTACCTGCGCGCCTTCTCCGCGCGCGGGAGCCGACGCAAGTTGGCGCGCCAGTTCCAGCCCCAGTCCGCGCGAACCGCCGGTTATCAGCACGACTTTTCCGTCGAGTTCGATGCTCCGCGCACGCCGTGCGGCTTCACGCCCGACGGCCCATGCCAGACTTCCGGCGCCCAACCACAACGCCGCTTTCTGTTTCGTTTTCATAGGCGCCAAGCGATGCCAAGCATGTGCCAAAAAGTACAGTCGGTTTCGACCGTACTTTTGAAGGGTTGAGACCGACTTTAACGCACGAGCGTCTGGGCTTGCCCTTCTAATGACCTGCCGGATAGGTCCTGCAAGTCATAATGGATGGTAACGCGTGAACCTTTTAATAGTCCCCCTGTATCGAGAACAATTTGAGCGGCAGAGGGATGCTGCACTCTGGCTACGTCGATAGCAGTGCCGCCTGATTCGACCTGAAAATCGCTGTTAGTTGGCGTGGGGGACACGGCACCTGTAAAAGTTAGAAGTATTTGTTTGTTGCTTGCAGCAACGCTCGAAAGCACGATATTCGACGGTTGGGCGGCCACAATGCTACCGTATCGCACGGTGACCCTCTTATCGGCTCGTGCCTTGGTGCCATCAGCAAAGTAGGCAAAGGCAACGACACTATATTTTCCGTTCAAAAGCTTGCTGACCGGAACCGACTCGTTTCCTTCCCACTTGTTGTTGTAATGAAAAGCCGTGAAATACGATACTGATTTCACCCAAGCCGTCTCCGACCAGTAATAGCCGTCGCTCTCCCGCCGCAGGTAAACGATAATCCGCGTTACGGGCGTCCTTCCCGATACCTGCCCTCTGGTGTCCAAGGTAGGAGCTCCACTATCGGTTGGACTTTCCACAGTAAAAATGACTGGTTGCGTACTAATTGTAAAGCTCTGCTTAACACTCGATTGATTGCCCGCGTAATCGACGACCGATGCAGAAAGACTATAGGTTCCTGGCAGCCATTCTGCGCCTGATGGTAGGCTTGAATTAATGGATTCCGTGGGGCCAAAAGTTAATGGAAATTGATGAGTCGTACCCCAGCGTGAGCCATTCCAATGCAAACCGTCGCTGTTTCGCCGCAAAAGAATAGATCCTGAAGCAGCACGAGAACCATAGTCGTCGACTTCAACCGAGATTTCGGACAGTCCGGCAACTGTAGCACCGGGCGGTGGATTAACGATACGAATGGCAGGTGGCGTATCGTCGATTATTGCATAAATTTCCGCCGTATTATTTTCGTAATAAAGCTCTGAGCTACTTGTCGAAGCCATCACCGTTCCATACAAGCGATCTTCCAATGGATCTGCTTCAACCTGCACCACGATTTCAAAATTTGCATCCGAAGAACCGGCACCGTGCAGAATGACTGCGCCCGGTCCCGAGCTATCTGTTTTCCAAATTTGGCAACCACCATCGAAGTTCTTTGTAAAGTAGAGCATCGTGCCAATAGCCGCGTGTTGGGAACCTATGGTCCCCAAAGAGGCAACCGGCCTAACTCCCGCATTTGTCCCATCGGTCTTGAAAAGCATCAGTCGATTGTCTTCAAAGCTTTCGAAATACAAGGTGCCATTAACGCGGTCCAACCAACGAACATCAGCCGGTAAATTAGTGGTTCGAGATGTTCCCAATGTCGTCCCATCCGTCTTCCAGAGTTCTTTCCCATGAGTCGTATCGGTACCGATGAAGAAAATAGTTTTGTCGCGTTTTTTAAGGTCGCCGACCATCCCGGAACCCTCGCCCGGGATGATATCTTTCACAAGAGATAGGGTTGAGCCGTCAGTTTTCCAAAGTTCATTACCAATAAATTTTGCTCCCAGAGCGCCTTCTGCGGTAAAGAAACCCATACCATTCATGACAGTAAATCGGGAAAAATGGTTGACGGAATTATCTGCGAAAGCGAACGTGCCTGCCTCGGTGCCATCGGTTTTATAAAAGTGAAATGCGTTGCCATCATGCGCACTGAAATAGACCGCACTGTTCAAAGGCGCGATATAGTAACCGCCGGAACCTTGCCCGCCGGGAGCGATGTCTTTCACAAGCGAGGTGCCCTGCTCCGTGCCGTCCGACTTCCATAATTCTCGGCCCGTGACTCCGTCGTTACCTACAAAGAAGAATTGTCCGTTCGCCGCGCAGACTGTCGCCAGTTCGGAGAATCGTCGAGTGGAAACACGAACCGTTCCGATGCTTGTCCCATCGGTTTTCCACAACTGCGAGCCGGTCGAGGCATAGCTCATAAAGAACAGGGTGCCGTTGACTTCTGTGAGGCGGCCGGGATTT
The Abditibacteriaceae bacterium DNA segment above includes these coding regions:
- a CDS encoding septal ring lytic transglycosylase RlpA family protein — its product is MKFWIFLMAFAVTVASANAQTRSGQAAYHYHSSQMITASRYEPTGSVLDVTNPQNGKTVRVRVTGAGPYNGNRILDLSTGAFSKLYNGTGRGVGPVRYTVVSRGGGARAGQVSRRKYRSSRSGRQR
- a CDS encoding MTAP family purine nucleoside phosphorylase, encoding MSDLLAIIGGTGLDLRATLGETRDEIVETRWGTAFVTHAMYEGRPLVFLHRHTPAPRSYLPPHRVNYRANIAALKQLGATAIFASFATGSLRPTWPPGTLVLLNDFADFTPGRATTFFDDRAVHADMTEPFCPRLRALLRETAADLNLPLEDGGTYVCANGPRFETPAEIRFYARVGDVIGMTGCPEIALAREANIAYAGIAIATNFAAGLLPQPLTQLEVVEAMKAALPRVREVFLAAALDYRDDAAAPSRRVTEEYGFPSVV
- the secF gene encoding protein translocase subunit SecF, whose amino-acid sequence is MDFRGKNIDLVGKTPLWFGISLALMLIGLVSLVSFGLNLGIDFKGGGQLTYRIPAAKRPSGNEIAFQQQVRGALGEKAKVAKVQVAGGDTLIIQTDARDESELRAQERTISASLAQQFGEKELRPIAQERVGPVIGEELRRSAIWGVTLGVLFIAAWIYIRYNFAGDGLRYAVAGITALLHDVFVLVGLFALIGRIDPRIEIDGAFIAALLTVVGYSINDSVVIFDRIRENLRLRRRDPYLKVVNDSLLETMSRSVNTGMTVLIMLFALLFFGGGAIYNFILAMLIGIASGLYSSIFNASMVLVAWHNADEKKTATATPRTATAPRTPARPASPSAPVAAPPVASGSLATRALQDGEVAGETAEARARRESLKARSKRRF
- a CDS encoding PfkB family carbohydrate kinase; protein product: MRENKMARAICLGELLVDMVSDVGDGLAEAPRFLKAPGGAPANVAAGLARLGVSSTFVGKVGEDPFGHWLRAVLADENVDVAPLTTTDQARTSIAFVATRTDGKKDICFYRNPGADALLTNGDVAGLNYEGTQIFHCGSVSLSENPCRNAQFAAAREARKNGVLVSFDPNWRPSIWPNYERAHTLIWKMMAESDIVKIADEEWEFITGTDDFNEGAEKVLAAGPRFLAVTRGAEGAMYFTKGRSGTVVGLKVNAVDTLGAGDAFVAGLLSEIASAPSFDEFLCGDIDSSLHFANACGAFATQRAGAIPSLPTRDDAQALL
- a CDS encoding SMP-30/gluconolactonase/LRE family protein: MSYFFPGLWHFAAALAFAAALGEVGSGDALFWLRQPLFSIALVLGSSALFFVPDAWSKKGLLKFLHYPLPDWDVLLLGPASHRNWLTHSPILPALCCALVWKFPQLMNTSYFAHAAAGLSVGVASHLFWDCVGSRSHSIVVVPYWTKMRAATSRLWLLAGAATCLGIAARFGVLPPLSSWIKQISASPQHQAQIAALVPAMNTEIKPVLVARGVEFPEGPSIVWNDQLLCVDIPTARIVTVDKNQTDGTVVEWLNTSLGKAATPNGAEPTTDDETATETPEAAEPKAEARVEPEIKGKPNGSKFHNGVLYVCDSGRKQMLAIDENKNVRVIADATTGDLQNGPNDCAFDAKGNFFFSDPNYDGKTASVYWSRAEKGDNEFDRKWTTVKFAPGFEFPNGVAVGKDGAVYIAETHQNRIWRYERKPDGSAGIGTVWCELPPGEGKWDGPDGIAFDSKGRLFVAHLGTGKIEVISPDGKTVLARLDAGGKSPTNICFSPDERTLYITETQTKAIYSLDISGL
- the secD gene encoding protein translocase subunit SecD; this translates as MFRSRPVQYLGLLLLVLACLAVIFFPIGPAPQAQDYQIRLASSQPFETLAKAAIAKDKKLTGKTATQLANDAIDKAFPSPARTTKGQFELGTGGTSATILDSATTRSEADKRAKTVVTALSKVFPGVALEKATTTDIAELPADPTLRLGQTAVFPMQRDTAIKLGLDLQGGVNLVLQVRRALFTYTFDKKLVTQDERDTFAATVRDALAKAPAAAGLGAADVNVSPDSNQVEIRTQAKDEAEFNAQKASIDAALKGVAGTKLTLARDPQFFQPKLQAGEDPNAFEQQRLKRTVEIVRSRVDTLGVSEPLIQQQGNSRIVVQLPGISDPEKAVQTIGTTARMEIYLTPETFQPDYTDPGNVRFRDRTSGQLLAASEVKKRSELVVEGDQVKPVTSAGYAGDVGSEAAVFFELNSAGANKFADVTRRVAGKGRLIPIFLDERCISAPTVQSAITGGKGQISGGFKDLQEARELALLLNSGALPAPIDVIENRTISATLGADSLRKSLYAGLIGLGLVAIYMVTFYRLAGLLANFALIVYCLMNLAAFILIGGTLTLPGIAGFLLAIAMSLDTNILVFERLREEMAIQPTFAAALRAAFSRAWTAILDSHVTTLIAAVVLFNFGTGPIKGFALTLGIGVLLSLFSAISVTRLFMWSVVHVGEKNQSAFGSAAAITNTTVNATAK